One window of the Diachasmimorpha longicaudata isolate KC_UGA_2023 chromosome 9, iyDiaLong2, whole genome shotgun sequence genome contains the following:
- the LOC135165917 gene encoding phospholipase A1-like: protein MSKKKIPPLILLFSTLYFLHPVSDNFGVFALTDFELSLTRLARGPIQEAVESGAADYNKEDCTWRRGDDKDACPDPDVHVYLYTPGKAKKRKLMEEFKGDWLRMDYQPTLENVILIHGYAGGDDTLPMSVLRDAYMKNGSYNVFLVDWGALSAAPCYPAAIANLRPVARCLAHTLTTLREMGLPILRTTCVGHSLGAHLCGMMANFLFFRMHRIIGLDPARPLVRPGLVNRLDSGDANFVEVIHTNAGYYGEIGRVGHVDFCVNGGRVQPFCQQSPNEQLCSHVWVVCYMAESIFGDSKSLTAEPCSRRCPAGPRINSRPGERLIMGQHTPVGSRGSFCLKKTNPPFCPDFSSNGVGDRRCCLDKISSDEARTDFFR, encoded by the exons atgagtaaaaaaaaaattccaccccTCATCTTACTATTTTCCACCCTTTATTTTTTACACCCGGTTAGCGATAATTTCGGAGTTTTTGCACTCACGGATTTTGAATTAAGTTTGACGCGTCTCGCTCGGGGACCGATCCAAGAGGCAGTCGAGAGTGGTGCAGCTGATTATAACAAGGAGGATTGCACGTGGAGGCGGGGAGACGATAAGGATGCCTGTCCTGATCCCGATGTTCACGTTTACCTTTACACACCGGGAAAGGCCAAGAAGAGAAAACTCATGGAGGAGTTCAAGGGGGATTGGCTGAGGATGGACTATCAGCCGACGTTGGAGAATGTCATTTTGATACATGGTTATGCAG GAGGTGATGACACTCTTCCGATGTCGGTTCTCCGAGACGCGTACATGAAAAACGGAAGTTACAACGTCTTCCTGGTGGACTGGGGTGCCCTGAGTGCAGCTCCCTGCTACCCGGCGGCCATCGCGAACCTCCGGCCGGTCGCCAGGTGCCTCGCGCACACCCTGACGACCTTGAGGGAAATGGGACTGCCCATTCTGAGGACAACGTGCGTTGGTCATTCCCTGGGTGCTCATCTCTGCGGAATGATGGCGAATTTCCTCTTCTTCCGGATGCACAGGATCATCGGACTGGACCCCGCCAGGCCGCTAGTGCGGCCAGGTCTGGTGAATCG ATTAGACAGTGGTGATGCCAACTTCGTGGAGGTCATCCACACGAATGCAGGGTATTATGGGGAAATTGGAAGAGTTGGTCACGTGGACTTCTGCGTAAATGGCGGGCGAGTTCAGCCATTTTGTCAACAGAGCCCGAACGAGCAGCTCTGCAGTCATGTCTGGGTTGTCTGCTACATGGCGGAGAGTATTTTTGGGGACTCAAAGAGCCTGACCGCCGAGCCCTGCTCCAGAAGGTGCCCAGCAGGGCCCAGGATCAACAGCAGACCTGGGGAACGTCTCATAATGGGGCAGCACACACCCGTCGGGTCCAGGGGATCGTTCTGCCTTAAAAAAACCAATCCTCCATTTTGTCCTGATTTCAGTAGCAATGGAGTTGGAGATCGACGCTGTTGTCTTGATAAAATTTCTTCTGATGAGGCCAGGACCGACTTTTTTCGATAG
- the LOC135165916 gene encoding ankyrin repeat and MYND domain-containing protein 2 → MCTDIQKEIFTKITNNQAGELKSLLASNKILIDFVDDNGLSPLQHACYKGNKEIAQMLLDQGADVNACQGKHDYRALHLAALSGNADLCQLLLTHGAEINAKNSVRRTAAQMAAFVGNHYCVASINNYIPKADIDYYVKPQGLQTEPMLPPHLADSFHRFIMQVNVHPVRVAITLQKCTGLLDHLPKVQKLLESLRQREMTRGADTNEIMAFKYHYLSGIINELLKLKKRQDARKDKVEKDKAPEASDRSSSKSQTDLIELFIKQLLKCNKTDALRSEYQEALLREIVREFPFRQSTIFRQMIVTLAGTDPPSAASVVSAAINGQRGFADFSPMCITCKEEKPTKKCSKCKDVQYCDRECQRYHWFLHKKECAREDTNTSSDKGGKVPDADKAQLASAIKEEIENLSVKIFRYSKGPGSSKPLDDDSRPPDSPGF, encoded by the exons ATGTGTACAGACATCCAAAaggaaatatttacaaaaataacaAACAATCAGGCAGGAGAATTGAAGTCCCTGCTCGCCTCGAATAAAATACTGATCGACTTTGTGGATGACAATGGCTTGAGTCCATTGCAACACGCCTGCTACAAAGGGAACAAGGAAATAGCACAGATGTTGTTGGATCAG GGTGCAGATGTCAATGCTTGCCAGGGTAAGCACGACTACAGAGCCCTCCATCTTGCTGCTCTGAGTGGCAATGCTGATCTCTGTCAGCTTCTCCTGACTCATGGCGCCGaaataaatgcaaaaaattCGGTACGACGTACAGCAGCACAAATGGCAGCATTCGTTGGCAATCACTATTGTGTTGCCTCAATCAATAATTACATACCAAAGGCTGACATCGATTACTACGTTAAACCACAGGGATTACAGACAGAGCCAATGTTACCACCTCATCTTGCTGATTCGTTTCACAGATTCATCATGCAGGTCAATGTACATCCGGTCAGGGTTGCCATTACGTTGCAAAAGTGCACAGGATTGTTGGATCATCTGCCCAAG GTGCAAAAACTTCTAGAATCTCTCCGTCAGCGTGAGATGACACGCGGTGCCGACACAAATGAAATAATGGCGTTCAAATACCACTACCTGAGTGGCATAATAAACGAGCtcctaaaattaaaaaagcGCCAGGACGCGCGAAAGGACAAAGTCGAGAAAGACAAGGCACCAGAGGCATCCGACAGATCCTCATCAAAGAGTCAAACAGATCTGATCGAGCTTTTCATAAAACAATTACTCAAGTGCAATAAGACTGACGCTCTGAGGTCTGAGTACCAGGAGGCCCTTCTCCGGGAaatagtccgggaatttccctTCCGGCAAAGCACAATTTTCCGTCAGATGATAGTGACTCTAGCCGGCACCGATCCCCCGTCGGCCGCCTCCGTAGTATCGGCTGCTATCAACGGCCAACGGGGCTTTGCCGACTTTTCACCGATGTGCATAACATGCAAAGAAGAAAAGCCGACGAAAAAGTGTAGCAAGTGTAAGGATGTACAGTACTGCGACAGAGAGTGCCAACGCTATCACTGGTTCCTTCATAAAAAAGAATGCGCCAGGGAGGATACCAACACGTCGAGTGATAAGGGGGGCAAGGTGCCAGACGCTGATAAGGCACAACTGGCTAGCGCTATCAAAGAGGAAATCGAGAATCTGAGTGTCaa AATCTTTCGTTATTCGAAGGGACCTGGGTCTTCAAAGCCGCTAGACGATGACTCGAGACCTCCTGATTCGCCAGGATTTTAG
- the LOC135165911 gene encoding ARF GTPase-activating protein GIT2, giving the protein MAKPKYKATSDLCADCGALGPGWASVNRAILLCDECCSIHRSLGRHVSHIKSLHKSVWNSYLLSMVHTLNDNGANSIWEHSLMDPSSSKINRRKPQPKDPLHPVKADFIRAKHQQLMFILRPSKDEFCSEEELSRQLHSSVRTGNLETSLRLLAQGANANYFYKEKGTNPLHVAARAGQTLQVELLIANGGNPSLVDSSGHTPMDIARMSGHLELSERLVECMYEVTDRLTFFVCSKKPDHRTQEHLIIPEWSVNLERNELAVEARTRLQLLPNNLLEELAMDVYDEVDRRETEAVWLSHASLPERTTVPFLPVNPHLSSTRNQGRQKLARFTPKEFTILIIDLLTEADRRQMISNTTPLQDPAVLALKKEKYGSQVSDDEPLYDSVASDDDYAAVTNDVSSPQSNVDNEKALAPMAKGLPTIVELLKKQLSTSESTIKSLQEEMREMKRTIETLTRENRELKAAFQSHNKSLPEDVMNGHSGEQEPVLESLGDLRSTLSRGQRPASMYETREGLKKSGTWSSMSQAKPHGETLARPNTTQSLWAYQTSSLPSCDEVTRRTEQVTRRIQELWMAMQDPGHREAFVPCAERIRVAVAELTAIFPHNPIEDNIRSALRQLNGNTGRLQAECAGLQRCTSDPEHMDRCLQQVRSCAYDIAKATKLLVTQFQIS; this is encoded by the exons ATGGCTAAACCCAAGTATAAAGCTACCTCCGATCTCTGTGCTGATTGTGGAGCTCTCG GGCCAGGATGGGCATCGGTGAACCGTGCAATTTTATTATGCGACGAGTGTTGCAGCATACACCGGAGCCTCGGACGACATGTGTCACATATAAAGTCGTTGCACAAAAGCGTCTGGAATTCATATTTGCTTTCT ATGGTTCACACCCTGAACGACAATGGTGCCAACAGTATTTGGGAGCACTCGTTGATGGACCCCAGCAGTTCGAAAATAAATAGACGTAAACCACAGCCCAAGGATCCACTGCATCCTGTGAAAGCTGATTTCATTCGCGCCAAGCACCAGCAGCTGATGTTCATCCTGCGACCGAGTAAAGATGAATTCTGCAGTGAGGAAGAGCTGAGTAGACAGCTCCACAGCAGTGTGAGGACTGGAAATCTTGAGACATCGTTGAGATTGCTAGCACAAGGAGCAAAtgccaattatttttataaggAAAAGGGAACAAATCCACTTCATGTCGCTGCCAGAGCTGGACAGACACTCCAGGTGGAGTTGCTCATTGCCAATGGGGGAAATCCAAGTCTAGTTGATTCCAGTGGACACACTCCCATGGACATTGCGAG AATGTCTGGACATCTGGAGCTGTCAGAGAGGCTCGTAGAGTGCATGTACGAGGTGACTGACAGgctgacgtttttcgtatgCTCAAAGAAGCCGGACCATCGTACCCAGGAGCACCTTATCATTCCCGAGTGGTCGGTGAATCTGGAGAGGAACGAGCTGGCTGTCGAGGCCAGAACTCGCCTCCAACTGCTCCCTAACAATTTGCTGGAGGAACTGGCGATGGATGTTTACGATGAGGTTGACAGACGGGAGACTGAAGCCG TTTGGCTGTCGCATGCGAGTCTTCCAGAACGAACGACAGTGCCTTTTTTACCGGTAAATCCACACCTGTCTTCAACGCGAAATCAGGGACGACAGAAACTGGCGAGGTTCACACCCAAAGAGTTTACGATATTGATTATCGACCTGTTGACCGAGGCTGACAGGAGACAGATGATCTCCAACACGACGCCCCTGCAAG ATCCAGCTGTTTTGGCCCTTAAGAAAGAGAAATACGGCTCTCAGGTGTCTGATGACGAGCCCCTGTATGACAGTGTCGCCTCGGACGATGATTATGCAGCTGTAACTAACGACGTCTCCAGTCCCCAGTCGAACGTCGATAACGAG AAGGCACTAGCCCCAATGGCCAAGGGCCTTCCCACAATTGTGGAACTCCTGAAAAAGCAGCTGAGCACCTCCGAGTCGACGATAAAGTCGCTTCAGGAAGAGATGAGGGAAATGAAGAGGACAATAGAGACTCTGACACGAGAGAATCGAGAGCTGAAGGCAGCTTTTCAGTCCCATAATAAATCCCTCCCTGAGGACGTGATGAATGGACACTCTGGTGAACAGGAGCCGGTTTTGGAGTCTCTGGGGGACCTTAGGAGCACCCTGTCGAGGGGACAGAGACCAGCCTCTATGTATGAGACTCGAGAGGGCCTGAAGAAGAGCGGAACGTGGAGTTCCATGAGTCAG gcaAAACCTCATGGTGAGACTCTGGCCCGACCCAACACTACTCAAAGCCTCTGGGCATACCAAACATCGAGTTTGCCGTCGTGTGACGAGGTCACCAGGCGAACGGAGCAGGTGACGAGGAGAATTCAGGAATTGTGGATGGCAATGCAGGACCCCGGCCACAGGGAAGCATTTGTGCCTTGTGCTGAGAGGATCAGGGTGGCTGTTGCTGAGTTGACAGCCATATTTCCTCAT AATCCAATTGAAGACAATATCAGATCAGCCCTCAGACAGCTAAACGGTAACACTGGACGACTTCAAGCAGAGTGTGCTGGTCTTCAACGCTGCACCAGTGATCCTGAACACATGGACAGGTGTCTCCAGCAGGTTCGATCATGTGCCTACGATATTGCCAAAGCTACCAAACTCCTCGTTACGCAGTTTCAGATATCCTAG
- the LOC135165915 gene encoding probable cytosolic Fe-S cluster assembly factor AAEL012261: MASRFSGALQITSLDDFITPSQECIKPIEVLKSTSKTGSKIKIQDDGAYVELNERGSEKLQKVEITLADCLACSGCITTAESVLVTQQSQEELLRVFQENQALKSQNESPKLIVVSLSVQPVLSLSQKYDLTPEDTTKRLSGYFKSLGADLVLEMSAAEDFALLEAAKEFTERFKTHQEGSKGQIPMLASSCPGWVCYAEKTHGNFILPFISVTKSPQQIMGSLVKNYLAERRSLSPERIYHITLMPCYDKKLEASREDFYDKTKDTRDVDCVITSIELEQMLENQGKSLTDVAPAVLDRPFVTEEQSEVDLWSHRGSGSGGYADFIFEYAAKNLFQIYDSRLELKSLRNPDFQEGVLEKNGEVLLRFAVANGFRNIQNLVQKLKRNKCTYHYVEVMACPAGCLNGGAQIRPQDGSQPRELAQRLEQIYHELPESKPEDNKVVDNLYKSWLGSGHTDKASAFLHTQYHEIEKMNSALAMKW, from the exons ATGGCATCCAGGTTCAGTGGTGCCCTACAAATAACGAGCCTGGATGATTTTATAACACCATCACAA GAATGCATAAAACCAATTGAGGTTCTGAAATCAACCAGCAAAACTGGAtctaaaatcaaaattcaggATGATGGGGCTTATGTGGAGCTCAATGAG AGAGGATCAGAAAAATTACAGAAGGTGGAAATTACCCTGGCGGATTGTCTCGCCTGCTCTGGATGTATAACCACAGCCGAGAGTGTCCTAGTGACCCAACAGTCCCAGGAGGAGCTTCTCAGGGTCTTCCAGGAAAATCAGGCCCTGAAATCCCAGAATGAGTCCCCAAAGCTCATAGTAGTGAGTCTCTCAGTCCAGCCagtcctctccctctctcagaAATACGACCTCACCCCCGAGGACACCACCAAACGACTCTCAGGGTACTTCAAATCACTGGGTGCAGATCTAGTCCTGGAGATGTCGGCAGCTGAAGATTTCGCGCTTCTGGAAGCTGCGAAGGAATTTACCGAGCGATTTAAGACCCATCAGGAGGGGTCCAAGGGACAGATTCCCATGTTAGCATCCTCATGCCCAGGGTGGGTGTGTTATGCTGAGAAGACTCATGGCAATTTTATTCTGCCGTTCATCAGTGTCACCAAGTCACCTCAACAGATCATGGGATCTCTCGTCAAAAATTATCTTGCGGAGAGGAGGTCTCTCTCCCCGGAGAGGATTTATCACATTACGTTGATGCCCTGCTACGATAAGAAGCTGGAGGCCTCGAGGGAAGATTTTTATGACAA AACGAAAGACACCAGAGACGTCGATTGTGTGATAACGAGCATAGAGCTCGAGCAGATGCTGGAGAATCAGGGGAAGAGTCTGACTGATGTAGCCCCTGCAGTCCTGGACAGACCCTTCGTCACCGAGGAACAATCAGAAGTGGATCTCTGGTCACACAGGGGCTCCGGCTCAGGCGGATACGCGGACTTCATCTTCGAATATGCGGCGAAGAATCTTTTCCAGATTTACGATTCTAGACTAGAACTGAAGAGTCTGAGAAACCCGGACTTTCAGGAGGGTGTGCTGGAGAAAAATGGTGAAGTCCTCCTCAGGTTTGCTGTGGCCAATGGCTTCAGGAATATCCAGAATCTAGTGCAGAAACTCAAGAGGAATAAGTGCACTTATCATTATGTGGAAGTGATGGCTTGTCCTGcag GATGTCTCAATGGTGGAGCCCAAATTCGTCCCCAGGACGGCTCACAGCCGAGAGAATTGGCGCAGAGGCTGGAGCAAATATATCACGAACTTCCAGAGAGCAAACCCGAAGATAATAAAGTTgttgataatttatataaatcgtGGTTGGGCTCTGGACATACCGACAAAGCCTCAGCCTTCCTTCACACTCAGTACCACGAGATCGAAAAGATGAACAGTGCATTGGCGATGAAATGGTGA
- the LOC135165919 gene encoding josephin-2-like, with translation MTGPIYHERQVKELCALHALNNLFQERGFSKQELDQICYGLSPDVWINPHKSLLGLGNYDINVIMAALQKKGCEAIWFDKRRDPKCLRLDNIDGFILNVPTEYKLGFVLLPLKKRHWIALKKIQGAFYNLDSKLDSPQLIGKEDDLLTYLKDQIESKEKELFLVVSKEVASSQEWLIKVNNCNDNLGDSGEKMFTTDSDEIRYIEDGLSTDIELDKKSQDDVDNDNIVNDNTR, from the exons ATGACAGGACCGATTTATCATGAGAGACAG GTGAAGGAGCTGTGCGCCCTGCACGCCCTGAACAACCTCTTTCAGGAGAGGGGCTTCAGTAAACAAGAGCTGGACCAGATCTGCTACGGTCTCAGTCCTGATGTCTGGATTAATCCTCACAAGTCACTTCTGGGACTGGGGAATTATGATATCAATGTTATCATGGCTGCACTACAAAAGAAGGGATGCGAGGCCATCTGGTTTGATAAGAGAAG GGATCCGAAGTGTCTTCGTCTGGACAACATAGACGGTTTCATCCTCAACGTTCCCACCGAATACAAACTGGGCTTTGTTCTTCTACCCTTGAAGAAACGTCATTGGATAGCTCTGAAGAAAATCCAAGGTGCCTTTTACAATCTCGACTCAAAACTCGATTCACCCCAGCTGATCGGCAAGGAAGACGATTTACTTACATACCTGAAGGACCAAATTGAGAGTAAGGAGAAGGAATTGTTTCTAGTTGTGTCCAAGGAAGTGGCAAGCAGTCAGGAATGGCTGATCAAAGTGAATAATTGTAATGATAACTTGGGTGACAGTGGTGAAAAAATGTTCACAACTGACAGTGATGAAATAAGGTATATTGAGGATGGACTCAGTACAGACATTGAGCTTGATAAAAAATCCCAGGATGATGTGGATAACGATAATATTGTCAATGATAATACGAGATAA
- the LOC135165913 gene encoding GTP-binding protein 1, whose amino-acid sequence MSAAVSAPSSGGQGGAGEQEPPAVPDYSSIRGKDVLVSPSEEQYELLLRRLKERILDGGSETIFDIGIGEDGSEDGLKSDEYEASVATLQSLAATLEADCVLLRQSKVDQGLTGQYLVRRRLDQQDFLEIRVAVVGNVDAGKSTLLGVLTHGELDNGRGLARQKLFRHKHEAETGRTSSVGNDILGFDSVGNVVNKPEHGSLDWVKICEKSSKVITFIDLAGHERYLKTTVFGMTGHAPDFGMLMVGANAGIVGMTKEHLGLALALSVPVFVVVTKIDMCPPNVLQENLRLLIRILKSPGCRKVPVIVKTPDDVVVSATNFVSERLCPIFQVSNVNGENLNLLKMFLNLLTARMISHDDEPAEFQIDDTYSVPGVGTVVSGTTLKGIIKLNDILLLGPDPLGHFTQIAVKSIHRKRMPVNEVRGGQTASFALKKIKRSQIRKGMVMVSPALNPQACWEFEGEILVLHHPTTISSRYQAMVHCGSIRQTASILSMSQDCLRTGDKALVHFRFIKHPEYIKPGQRMVFREGRTKAVGNVLRLIPHSSSLNFQNSRSGKPNKNQQSRQNVLDGDTNGSFDGQASKRENLPQKSGSGPANKKGRGRRGGRPHNPSNSSVQPLSEQNPPAKV is encoded by the exons ATGTCCGCTGCAGTTTCGGCGCCTTCCTCAGGAGGACaaggtggtgcgggggagcaGGAACCTCCAGCTGTGCCGGATTATTCGAGTATCAGGGGAAAG GACGTACTTGTGAGCCCGTCAGAGGAACAATATGAACTTCTCCTGAGGAGACTGAAGGAGAGGATTTTGGATGGAGGCAGTGAGACCATTTTTGATATTGGAATTGGTGAAG ATGGATCAGAAGACGGTCTGAAATCCGACGAATACGAGGCTTCAGTGGCAACTCTCCAGTCCCTAGCAGCAACACTAGAAGCAGATTGTGTACTTCTGAGACAGAGTAAAGTCGACCAGGGTCTCACAGGCCAGTACCTGGTGAGGAGACGCCTTGACCAACAGGACTTTCTGGAGATTCGAGTGGCTGTGGTAGGTAATGTCGATGCTGGCAAATCAACACTCCTGGGGGTTCTCACTCATGGGGAACTCGACAACGGACGAGGCCTCGCCAGGCAGAAACTTTTCAGGCATAAACATGAGGCCGAGACAGGACGTACCAGTTCGGTGGGGAACGATATCCTCGGATTCGACAGTGTTG GTAATGTAGTGAACAAACCGGAGCACGGCTCCCTGGACTGGGTAAAAATATGTGAGAAATCATCAAAAGTGATAACATTCATCGACCTCGCTGGCCACGAGCGTTACCTAAAGACCACAGTCTTCGGAATGACTGGCCACGCTCCAGATTTCG GTATGCTCATGGTGGGAGCTAATGCAGGAATTGTAGGAATGACAAAAGAACACCTGGGGCTTGCCCTCGCCCTATCGGTTCCTGTCTTCGTCGTTGTAACCAAAATTGACATGTGTCCACCCAATGTTCTCCAAGAGAATCTTAGGCTACTGATAAGAATTCTGAAGTCCCCGGGTTGCAGGAAGGTTCCCGTCATCGTTAAGACACCGGATGATGTCGTTGTCAGTGCTACAAATTTTGTTTCTGAAAG ACTTTGTCCAATATTTCAAGTATCAAACGTCAACGGTGAGAATCTAAATCTTCTGAAAATGTTTCTGAATCTTCTGACAGCGAGAATGATAAGCCACGATGATGAGCCAGCGGAATTTCAAATTGATGATACTTATTCAGTTCCT GGAGTGGGAACAGTTGTCTCAGGAACAACTCTCAAAGGTATTATAAAGCTTAACGACATCCTGCTACTGGGTCCGGATCCCCTTGGTCACTTCACCCAGATCGCGGTGAAGAGTATTCACAGAAAACGTATGCCCGTGAATGAAGTGAGAGGTGGACAAACAGCATCGTTcgctctgaaaaaaataaaacgctCACAAATTCGGAAGGGAATGGTTATGGTATCCCCAGCTCTGAATCCTCAGGCCTGTTGGGAGTTCGAGGGTGAAATTCTTGTTCTTCATCATCCAACGACAATCAGCTCGAGGTATCAGGCAATGGTTCATTGTGGTAGCATCAGACAGACAGCTTCTATCCTCTCAATGTCACAAGACTGTCTGAGAACTGGGGACAAGGCTCTCGTTCACTTCAGGTTCATCAAGCATCCTGAGTATATCAAGCCAGGACAGAGAATGGTCTttag AGAGGGACGAACCAAAGCTGTTGGCAATGTTCTACGACTGATACCCCACTCATCATCATTGAACTTCCAAAATTCACGATCAGGTAAGCCCAATAAGAATCAACAGAGTCGTCAGAACGTCCTCGATGGTGATACCAATGGAAGCTTCGATGGACAGGCCTCAAAACGTGAGAATCTACCCCAAAAGTCGGGATCTGGACCAGCTAATAAGAAGGGCAGAGGGAGGAGAGGGGGAAGGCCTCACAATCCATCGAATTCTAGTGTGCAGCCACTTTCTGAGCAGAATCCACCTGCTAAAGTCTAA